In Paludibaculum fermentans, the genomic stretch GGGCTTCCCACTCATCCGGCTGATCCTTGGTATTGCGGTACTTGAGGCTGATTCGCCGCAATTCCAGGCCGCGTTCGTGGGCGAACTCCTCGGTGACGACTTGCGCGTTCTCGGCACAGGACTTCACCGCTCCGGCGTAGCTGCCCTGCTTCATCTCTTCACTTAGCAACTGCTGCAGCACCCGGCCCAGGTCGTTGATGGCCGTCGTGGCGCGCTGCCGCGGCGTGGGTTCCTGCGCCCACACCGCGACAGCCAGGAGGAGAATCGCCGCCCGCGCCTTCATGGTGGTTAGTCCGTCACGTCCGGTTTCGGAGTCTGGGGACCCGAGGCCGGCAGCTTCGGCTTGGTGGTCAGGCTGGCCGGGACTTCACCGGTCAGGGATTTCAGCCAGGTGACAATCGCGGTTACGTCCGCGGGCGCCATTTTCTGGCCCAGTTGGAACTCCGCCATGCGGTTCACGGCTTCGTCCAGGGTCTTGACCGAGCCATCGTGATAGTAAGGCGCGGTCTTGTCGATGTTGCGCAGCGAGGGGACCTTGAAGTAGAACTTCTCGCCCTCGTTCTTGGAGATCTTGGACCGGCCTTCGTCCTTCAGACCGGGGTACGGGTGAGCAGCGCCCAGTTTCTGGTAGGAGGATCCGCCCAGCAGGGTGCCGGAGTGGCAACCGGCGCAGCCGGCGTCCAGGAACTTCGCGAGGCCGGCCTGCTCCTGCGCAGTCAGGGCTGTCTTGTCGCCAGCCAGGAACTTGTCCCAGCGCGAGGGAGTCACCAGCTTGCGTTCAAATACGCCGATGGCCTTAGCCATGTTGTTGTAGGTCACCGGATCCTTCTCTCCGGGAAATGCCTTGGCAA encodes the following:
- a CDS encoding cytochrome-c peroxidase gives rise to the protein MYSKVLIAIGLTGLCAMAAEVPAYKLKVFQPLPAAMDSTANPPTQAKIELGRMLYFENRLSKSQKFSCNSCHRLDKFGVDNEATSEGHKGQRGNRNSPTVFNAALHMAQFWDGRAADVEAQAKGPVLNPVEMAMPDEGTVVKTLKSMPEYVALFAKAFPGEKDPVTYNNMAKAIGVFERKLVTPSRWDKFLAGDKTALTAQEQAGLAKFLDAGCAGCHSGTLLGGSSYQKLGAAHPYPGLKDEGRSKISKNEGEKFYFKVPSLRNIDKTAPYYHDGSVKTLDEAVNRMAEFQLGQKMAPADVTAIVTWLKSLTGEVPASLTTKPKLPASGPQTPKPDVTD
- a CDS encoding Tll0287-like domain-containing protein, which produces MKARAAILLLAVAVWAQEPTPRQRATTAINDLGRVLQQLLSEEMKQGSYAGAVKSCAENAQVVTEEFAHERGLELRRISLKYRNTKDQPDEWEAQHLRAWAKQMEAGQPVAPVEETVTENGRRFLRVMKPIAIQAVCLGCHGPRDQIAPEVKEALDAHYPRDKATGYKAGELRGAFSALVALP